A section of the Deinococcus taeanensis genome encodes:
- a CDS encoding response regulator transcription factor, translating to MTPQRILVIEDDLDIANVLRMDLTDAGFEVDHADSAMNGLIKAREDQPTLILLDLGLPDFDGGDVVQRLRKNSAVPIIVLTARDTVEEKVRLLGLGADDYLIKPFHPDELLARVKVQLRQRTTESLTMGDLTLDPQKRLVTFKGDELRLSPKEFDILALLIRQPGRVYSRQEIGQDIWQGRLPEGSNVVDVHMANLRAKLRDLDGYGLLRTVRGVGYALRG from the coding sequence GTGACCCCGCAACGCATTCTTGTCATCGAGGACGACCTGGACATCGCCAATGTCCTGCGCATGGACCTGACCGACGCCGGCTTTGAGGTAGACCACGCGGACTCGGCCATGAACGGCCTGATCAAGGCGCGTGAAGACCAGCCCACCCTGATCCTGCTGGACCTTGGCCTGCCGGACTTTGACGGCGGGGACGTCGTGCAGCGCCTGCGCAAGAACAGCGCCGTGCCGATCATCGTGCTGACCGCCCGCGACACCGTTGAGGAGAAGGTGCGCCTGCTGGGCCTGGGTGCAGACGACTACCTGATCAAGCCGTTCCACCCGGATGAGCTGCTGGCGCGCGTGAAGGTCCAGCTGCGCCAGCGCACCACCGAAAGCCTCACCATGGGTGACCTGACCCTGGACCCGCAGAAGCGGCTCGTGACCTTCAAGGGCGACGAGCTGCGCCTGTCGCCCAAGGAGTTCGACATTCTGGCCCTCCTGATCCGCCAGCCGGGGCGCGTGTACTCCCGCCAGGAAATCGGTCAGGACATCTGGCAGGGCCGCCTGCCTGAAGGCAGCAACGTGGTGGACGTGCATATGGCGAACCTGCGCGCCAAACTGCGTGATCTTGACGGCTACGGCCTGCTGCGCACCGTGCGTGGCGTCGGGTACGCCCTGCGCGGCTAA